In the Phaseolus vulgaris cultivar G19833 chromosome 7, P. vulgaris v2.0, whole genome shotgun sequence genome, one interval contains:
- the LOC137828702 gene encoding glucosamine inositolphosphorylceramide transferase 1 → MGSGQIGGGSGGNGGCSNSGSGSCCDMSVKCSCRWRLENQQYYKRLLSSGFVFFFGCFVLFGSIATLYGWVAFPPTVRSSLNGCRDDNEGSWSIGIFYGDSPFSLKPIEAANVSHDESAAWPVANPVVTCASVSDAGFPSNFVADPFLFIQGNTFYLFYETKNSITYQGDIGVSKSTDKGATWQQLGIALNEDWHLSYPYVFEHDGQIYMMPEGSKKGDLRLYRAVNFPLQWRLAKVIIKRPLVDSFIINYGGRYWLFGSDHSGFGSKKNGQLEIWYSNSPLGPWKPHKKNPIYNIGKSFGARNGGRPFKYEGNLYRVGQDCGDTYGRQVRVFKIETLTSDEYKEVEVPSGFVEPNKGRNAWNGARHHHLDVQHLPSGGWVGVMDGDRVPSGDSARRFTVGCASVAVAAVLIVLLGVLLGFVNCIVPLNWFIHNSGKRNLTLLSWERSNMLSSRVRRFCSRLNRAPTFLRGKIKHNACARRFILSIIFAVGVVLMCTGVKNIYGGNGSEEPYPLKGQYSQFTLLTMTYDARLWNLKMYVKHYSRCSSVREIVVVWNKGVPPKPSDLDSAVPIRIRVEEKNSLNNRFRADPLINTRSVLELDDDIMMPCNDIERGFNVWRQHPDRIVGFYPRLISGSPLKYRGEKYARLHKGYNMILTGAAFIDSRVAFKRYWSKEAKQGRELVDKYFNCEDVLLNYLYANASSSSRSVDYVKPAWAIDTSKFSGAAISRNTEVHYQLRSQCLVKFSEMYGSLAGRKCGFDSRKDGWDV, encoded by the exons ATGGGTTCGGGGCAGATTGGCGGCGGGAGCGGCGGAAACGGTGGTTGTTCTAACAGCGGCAGCGGGAGTTGTTGTGATATGAGTGTGAAGTGTTCGTGTAGGTGGAGATTGGAGAACCAACAGTACTATAAGCGGTTACTTTCTTCGGGTTTCGTTTTCTTCTTCGGGTGTTTCGTTTTGTTCGGATCCATTGCCACCCTCTACGGCTGGGTCGCTTTTCCCCCTACAGTGCGCTCCTCTCTCAACGGTTGTCGTGACGACAATGAGGGTTCTTGGTCTATTGGGATTTTCTACGGTGACTCCCCTTTCTCTCTTAAACCCATAGAAGCT GCGAATGTATCCCACGATGAGAGTGCTGCTTGGCCTGTCGCCAATCCTGTGGTGACGTGTGCTTCGGTTTCTGATGCTGGTTTCCCTAGTAATTTTGTTGCTGACCCTTTCCTTTTTATTcag GGAAATACTTTTTACCTGTTCTATGAGACAAAAAATTCAATCACTTATCAAGGAGATATTGGAGTTTCAAAAAGTACTGATAAGGGAGCAACATGGCAACAGCTGGGAATTGCATTGAATGAGGATTGGCATCTTTCTTATCCATATGTCTTTGAGCATGATGGCCAG ATATATATGATGCCTGAGGGAAGCAAGAAGGGAGATCTTCGTCTCTACCGTGCAGTTAACTTTCCTTTGCAGTGGAGGTTGGCAAAGGTCATCATAAAAAGGCCCCTTGTTGATTCTTTTATCATCAATTATGGTGGGAGGTATTGGCTTTTTGGCTCAGATCATAGTGGTTTTGGCTCCAAGAAAAATGGGCAGTTGGAGATCTGGTACAGCAATTCACCTCTTGGTCCTTGGAAACCTCACAAGAAGAATCCCATTTATAACATTGGCAAGAGCTTTGGAGCTCGCAATGGAGGCAGGCCATTTAAATATGAAGGAAATCTTTATCGTGTGGGTCAGGACTGTGGTGATACATATGGGAGACAGGTACGCGTTTTTAAGATAGAAACTCTCACTAGTGATGAGTACAAAGAAGTTGAAGTACCCTCGGGCTTTGTTGAACCAAACAAAGGTCGAAATGCTTGGAATGGTGCTCGACACCATCACTTAGATGTGCAACACCTGCCATCTGGTGGCTGGGTTGGGGTCATGGATGGGGATCGTGTTCCTTCTGGAGATTCAGCCAGGCGATTCACAGTTGGCTGTGCTTCTGTTGCAGTTGCTGCCGTACTCATTGTTCTATTGGGTGTCTTACTTGGATTTGTGAATTGTATTGTCCCTCTAAATTGGTTCATTCACAACTCTGGAAAAAGGAATTTGACTCTCTTATCTTGGGAAAGGTCAAATATGTTATCTTCAAGGGTAAGGCGGTTTTGCAGCCGCCTGAACCGTGCCCCAACATTTCTGCGAGGTAAGATTAAGCATAATGCTTGTGCTAGGAGGTTTATTCTTTCCATAATATTTGCTGTGGGGGTTGTATTGATGTGCACTGGAGTGAAAAATATTTATGGTGGTAACGGTTCAGAAGAACCTTACCCGCTGAAAGGGCAGTATTCCCAGTTCACATTGTTAACAATGACCTATGATGCTCGACTCTGGAATTTGAAAATGTACGTGAAACACTACTCAAGATGCTCTTCTGTGCGGGAGATAGTGGTGGTGTGGAACAAGGGAGTTCCTCCGAAACCGAGTGATCTAGACTCTGCTGTACCAATAAGGATCAGGGTAGAGGAAAAGAACTCTCTGAATAATCGGTTCAGGGCCGATCCATTGATAAATACACGCTCAGTGCTGGAGCTTGATGATGACATTATGATGCCATGTAATGATATTGAGAGAGGTTTTAATGTGTGGCGTCAGCACCCAGATCGGATTGTTGGATTCTATCCTCGGCTCATTTCAGGGAGCCCTTTAAAATATAGGGGAGAAAAATATGCTCGGTTGCATAAAGGGTACAACATGATTCTTACTGGTGCAGCTTTTATTGATTCTCGAGTAGCTTTCAAGAGGTACTGGAGCAAGGAAGCAAAGCAGGGGAGGGAACTGGTAGACAAATATTTTAACTGTGAAGATGTGCTTTTGAATTACTTGTATGCTAATGCGAGCTCATCATCAAGGAGTGTTGATTATGTGAAACCAGCTTGGGCAATTGACACTTCAAAGTTTTCTGGTGCAGCGATTAGCCGAAACACGGAAGTGCATTATCAGCTAAGAAGTCAATGCCTGGTGAAATTTTCAGAGATGTATGGAAGTTTAGCTGGTCGTAAATGTGGATTTGACAGTAGGAAAGATGGTTGGGATGTATAG
- the LOC137829282 gene encoding uncharacterized protein, whose amino-acid sequence MIAQSIHEIIQVDPSTPVSTIIAHMKSSLGYTVTYKKAWLRKQLAIENAQPAYEGNQLDTDHIIFKRVFWTFKPCIDGFKFCKPVVQVDETFLYGKYRGALLVAIAQDGQNNILPIAFTIVEGETADACIWNRATLFLLLQHREKNPEATQWLDDILREKWTLAWDNGKRWGHMTTNMAESINYVLKKTRNLPISSMVMATYTRCNKFFTNRGRQVEAMMVVGHEYSEVVVKALKDAQSKANTNRMLSFDRRNTRFLVEERQNPREVRPPDRFAVRLDELWCDCGKFQKLHLPCSHVLAACKYVHHDFARYISHVYTLQQVFHVYEGLFGELRNEEYWPAYIGQILCPSPDMKRTSKGRPKSQKERVPTLLERPFLVINYVSFCTNYLMYH is encoded by the exons ATGATTGCACAAAGCATTCATGAAATCATCCAAGTTGACCCTTCCACACCAGTGTCAACCATAATAGCGCACATGAAGTCATCCTTGGGGTATACAGTCACATATAAAAAGGCATGGCTAAGAAAACAACTGGCCATAGAAAAT GCCCAACCTGCTTATGAAGGAAACCAATTGGACACGGACCACATCATCTTCAAGAGGGTATTTTGGACATTCAAACCATGCATTGATGGTTTCAAATTTTGCAAGCCGGTGGTCCAAGTTGATGAAACTTTCTTGTATGGGAAATATAGAGGAGCGTTATTGGTCGCAATTGCGCAAGATGGTCAGAACAACATATTACCAATTGCCTTCACCATCGTAGAGGGTGAAACTGCTGATGCTTG CATATGGAATAGAGCCACACTTTTTTTACTACTACAACATAGAGAGAAAAATCCTGAGGCAACTCAGTGGCTGGATGATATCCTGAGAGAGAAGTGGACTCTTGCATGGGACAACGGTAAAAGGTGGGGACATATGACAACCAATATGGCTGAGTCGATCAACTatgttttgaagaaaacaagaaaTCTTCCAATATCTTCCATGGTGATGGCAACATACACTCGTTGCAATAAATTCTTCACAAATAGAGGCAGGCAAGTGGAAGCCATGATGGTTGTTGGACATGAATACTCTGAAGTTGTAGTAAAAGCATTGAAAGATGCACAATCAAAGGCAAACACTAATAGAATGCTTTCCTTTGATAGGAGGAACACCAGATTTTTGGTAGAAGAAAGACAAAATCCAAGAGAAGTACGACCACCAGACCGATTTgcagttcgcttggacgaattATGGTGTGACTGTGGGAAAttccaaaaactacacctaccaTGCTCCCATGTGCTTGCTGCATGCAAATATGTTCACCACGATTTTGCTAGGTACATTTCACATGTGTACACATTGCAACAGGTCTTTCATGTTTACGAAGGACTATTTGGTGAACTCAGAAATGAAGAGTATTGGCCTGCATACATTGGTCAAATACTATGTCCAAGTCCTGACATGAAAAGAACCTCAAAGGGGAGGCCTAAGTCACAAAAAGAACGTGTCCCAACATTACTAGAACGTCCatttctcgtcattaattatgtttcattttgcacaaactatttaatgtaccattga